Sequence from the Kribbella aluminosa genome:
CGATACGGTGATGGTGGCGAGTATCGACACCAAGACCGGCAACACCGCGCTGATGTCGCTCAGCCGGAACTGGATGCGGATGCCGTTCCCGGCGAACTCGCCGTTGCACGCGAAGTACCCGGACGGCTTCTGGGACCCGAGCCTCGGTAACGTCGAGCAACCCCAGTACTACCTCGACGCGATGTACGACACCGTCCCGAAGAAGTACCCCGGGCTCCTCGGCCAGACCGACAACGAGGGCGCCGACGTGGTGAAACTCGCGGCCAGTGCGGCTTTCGGTCTGGACATCGAGTACTACATGCAGGTCAGCCTGCAGGGGTTCCAGAAGATCATCGACGCGCTCGGCGGGCTGACCGTGAACATCAACTACCGGGTGCCGATCGGCGGCGAGTACGGCACCGGGCCGGGCGCGAACAAGGCGAAGTTGCCGTCGGGATACCTGCAGCCGGGACCGAACCAGAAGCTGAACGGCCACGATGCCCTCTGGTTCGCCCGCGGCCGGTACGGTCTCAGCGATCCGTCACGCCAGGAGCGGCAGCGGTGCACGATCCACGCGCTGGTGAACAGCGCGGATCCCGCCACGCTGGTGACGAAGTACCAGCAGATCGCCGCCGCGGGCAAGGAAATGCTCCGCACCGACATCCCGCAGGAGCTGCTGTCGGCGCTCGTACAGCTCGGCCTCAAGGTCAAGAAGGCGAACGTCACCAACATCGACCTGAACAGTGCGAAGAACTTCCCGTCCGGCAAGAACCCGAACTACTCCGGCATGCGCGAGATCATCCGCAATGCCCTGAGCGCGCACCCGGCGACGACGACGCCGGCGACGCGGAAGCCGGCCACCCACAAGACCACCCCCAAGCCGACCACGACCACGACCCCAGGCACCGCGCAGAACCTGAACGACGCCTGCGCCTACCACCCGACCACCGGCAACTGACCCAGAGCAGTAGGCGCCCGCGGGGGGAGCGGGCGCCTACTTTGGTGGAGAGGCTACTTGGCGTCGGTGACGAAGTCGGTCACGAACGCATTCACCACCTTCTGTACGGCGTCCTTGTTCGCGTCGACGTACGCGCAGTCCATGTACAGGGACGCGGCTGGGGGCGCTCCGCGGTCACCGCGGACGTCCGCACTAGGAGCTCACGTTTGAGTGGTTCACCCCTGAGGTGGTCCGTTAACAAGCCGCATGCAGGCGGCAAACGGACCACTTCGAAGGTGAACCACTCAAACGACGACAACCACCTGGTCCGACGTCGACTGACGCAGTACGACCGGCTGCAAGGGGTGCGGGCTACTTCTTGCGGACGTCGATCGCCAGGCTGATGCTGAACGCCGCGATCACCAGCACGCCGCCGAGCAGCGTGAGTGCGGTGTCGTTCAGGGCGCCGGTGAGCATCACGATCACCAGGACGGCGAGCGTGCTGACGATCGCGACCGCGATCTTCCAGTCGTCGCCGATGATGAAGTCGTACCAGAACTGGCCGAAGGCCTTCAGGAACTTCACTTCTGCACCTCCACCGGTACGACGGGGCTCGGGACGGCGGGCTTGCGGAGGACGGCGACGAAGACCCGGCTGAGCACCAGCCACGCCGCGATCAGGACCAGGATCATCAGGTCGTGACCCGGCCAGCCCAGGCTCTCCCGGCCGCTCCGGAAGATGCCGATCCCCTCGACCGCCCAGTACGTCCCGAAGGACGCGAGCAGCAGGCCGACGCCGTACTTGAGCAGGTTCTCGTTGATCATCGACAGCGGCCGCCGGAGCGCGATGGCGATCGCGAGTACGACGACCACGGCCGCCGCGGCGCCGGCGCTGGCGACCGGGATGTTGTTCGCGTTCAGGCCGAAGGTGAGGACGATGAACACGACCTCCATGCCTTCGAGGAACACGCCCTTGAACGAGACCATGAAGCCGAACAGGTCGATACCGCCCTTGGACTCACCGGCTGCCTTGGCCGCTTCGACCTCCTCGCGGTAGATCGCGTCCTCGTCGTGGACCGCCTTGCGTCCGGACGATCTGAGGATCGCCTTGCGGAGCCATTGCAGGCCGAAGATCAGCAGCAGGCCGCCGATCGCGAGCTGCAGCGCCGACTCCGGCAGCCAGGTGGCCAGCGCGTAGCCGGCGGCCACCGTGACCACTGCGAGTGCGGCCAGGGCCGCGAACGTTCCGGCCATCGCCGACCGCCAGCCGCGGGTGTACCCCATCGCCATGACGATCGTGGTGGCCTCCACCATTTCCACGAAACACGCGACGAACGTCGCGATGATCAGTCCCCACGTTGCCGCGTCCATCTCTCACTTCCTTCGGTGCAGATGAAACATATGCTGCACGAAACGATAGTTACAAACGGGGTGGGGTGTCAATCGGAGACGACGAAGACCCGGTCAAGGCGACCGGGTCTTCGGTGGCGGTCTTCGGTGGGGGTGAGGTCAGGCCTCGCCCTCGGTGCGTTCGTAGACGTCCGCCTCGAACTCCTCGAGCAGCCGCTCGCAGTCCGCGACCTTGTTCCGGGCCAGCTCCTTGCCGTCGGCACCCATCCAGTCGCGGCCCTCGACCTTGGTCAGCCAGCGCCGGAGCTTCTCCAGGTCCTGCCGGATCTCCTCGGCCTCCTCGAACGTGTAGTTCTCCCGGAACCGCTCGAACTCGATCTCCTTGACGAACTTGGTGTCGCACTCCTCGACGATCTCGGCGTACTCCTTGGCCGACTGGTCGCGGAAGCCCTCGGCGAACTGCTCGCGGACGTCGTCCTCGACGTCGTTGAGCGTCAGGAAGACGCTCGACCCGCCGAGCTCGGTCACCCGCGCACGAACCTTCTCCATCCCGGCCCGCAACTCCTCGCGATCGGGCAGCACGCAGACCGCCTGCTGGACGTAGAACCCGCCGAGCCGCTTCAGCTCGCGCCACACCGCCACCCGGGCCCGCGACGAGTCGCTGGGCACCTTGTAGATCAGCAGCAGCCAGCTCTCCGGCTTCTTCGGGTTCGTACGTCGGGTCGCCATGAGGACAGGCTATCCAACGGGTGTCAGGACAGGCCTGTGCCGACCGCGAGGCCGATCGCGAACGTGACCGCCGCCGACAGTCCGCCGAGCAGCAGCTGGCGGCCGCCGCCGTACCAGAACGGGCGGGCGGTGATCTTGCCGACGATGCCGCCGGTGATCACCAGGCCGAGCGCGCTCAGCAGCAGTGCGGGCAGGATGCTGCCGACGCCGAAGACGAACGGGATCAGCGGGATCAGCGCGCCGACCGCGAACGCGGCGAACGACGAGCCGGCCGCGACCCACGGTGACGGCAGGTCGTTGGGGTCGACGCCGAGCTCCTCGCGGACGTGGACGTCGAGCGCGACGGCGGGGTTCGAGGTCAGCTCGCGGGCCACCTCGGCGGCGAGCTCGGGCCGGAGACCCTTCGCCTCGTACATCAGCGCGAGCTCGCGCTCCTCCTCGGCCGGGTGGATCTCGAGTTCGCGCTTCTCGACGGCGATCTCGGCCTGCATCAGCTCGGCCTGCGACGAGACCGAGGTGAACTCGCCGGACGCCATCGAGCACGCGCCGGCCACCAGCCCGGCCAGGCCGGTCATCAGCACGACCTTGCCGGTCGCCCCGCCGCCGACGACGCCGGCGACCAGGGCGAAGTTCGACACCAGGCCGTCCATCACGCCGAACGTGGCGGGCCGCAGCCAGCCGCCGGTGACATCGCGGTGCGAGTGGTGGATCTCAGGGGACTGCTCCGCGAGTTCCGCGGTCATAAGAACATCCTTCCGGACTGAGGTGAGCCTTGCCGAACTGAGGTTTGCGTAACCTCAGTTAATCTGAATCACCTGTTACATCAGTCTATTCGTTACCGAAATCATCGGCAAGAAAGCTCACCTGACCGGCCACCAGCGTGGCCAGCACCGGCAGTGCACGCAGGTCGGCGTTGGACAACGTCGCGGGGTCCTCGGGGACCAGGACGAGATCGGCGGGGTCACCAACGATGAGCTGCCGCCGGCCGCCGGCGGCGGCCTTCAGGGCGGCGGGCAACGGGATCGCCTGCTCGACGTGCCACGGCGGCCGGTCGTCGTCGGTGCGGTGCACGGCGTCGGCGATCGCGTGCCAGGGATCGGGTTCGGCCACCGGGGCGTCGGACCCGAGCTCGAGCGTCGCCCCGGCGCGGAGCAGCGAGCCGTACGGGAACGCGGCCGCGGTCCGGTCCGGCCAGTGCCGGTCGGCGACGTCGCGGTCACTCATCGCGTGCTGCGGCTGGATCGACGTGATCAGGCCCGGCCGGGCGAACCGGGCCGCATCGGCGGGCCGGACCAGTTGGGCGTGCTCGATCCGGCCGCGGCAGCCGACCCGGTCGAACGCGTTCAGCGCGATCGTGTTCGCGCGATCGCCGATGGCGTGCACGGCGGGGTCGAGTCCGTTGCTGGAGGCAAGGGTCATCAGCGTGACCAGTTCGTCCTCGTCGATCAGCAGGAGTCCGTGCCGCTCACCGGCCGCGGCCTCCGGGTACGGGTCGTGGCAGTACGCCGTCCTGGTGTTCAGCGAACCGTCCGCGACCAGCTTGAACGGCCCGACCTCGATCAGGCCGTGACCGCCCGGCACCGGGTCCCCGGTGTGCAGGCCGAGTTCGATCGCCTCGTCCAGCCAGGGCCGCCAGATCGAGGTCTTCACCCGGACAGGGACCGGGCCCTGCTCCGAGCGGCGCACCCAGTCGGTGCGGTTGTCGGCGTACTCGAAGTCGATGATCGAGGTGATGCCGCGGCGGGCGGCGGCGCGGGTTGCCTCGAGCACCCAGCGGTCGACGAGTTCGGGCGGTAGGTCGCGGGACAGGTCGTAGTTCACCTGGACGCAGTCCTGCTCCCGCAGTACGCCGGTCGCGTCCTCGCGGCCGAGGTGCTGCAGCAGCGCGGGGCTGAGCCAGATCGCGTGCAGATCCTGGCTCATCACCGCGACCCGTACCCCGGGCAGCGCCGATTCGAGCAGGTCCTTGTGCGGCGGCGTCGTCCACAGCCCGTCGCGGAAACCGTGTGCCATCACGACATCGCTCGCGGACACCGGCGGACGGTCTCGCAGCGCGGCGGCGACGAGCTCGACGGCCTCGGACGCCGAGCGGGCGCGCTGTACGTCGATCCGGCGCCGGCGCTCGGCCCATTGCGCGGTGTGCACATGGCCGTCGATCAATCCGGGCAGCAGTGTCGCGCCGCGGTGGTACAGCACCGCGTCGCCGGTCTCCGGGATGACCTCGCCGATCGCGGCCAGTCGATTGTCGACGATCCGCACGTCGACAATCGGACCGTCGCTGCCCAGCCGGACCTGCCGCAGCACGACCGGCTTCGCGCTCATCGGCCCACCCCGTAGGAGCGCATCGTTGCCGCGAGCTCCGGATTCGCGTGCACCTGATCCGCGTCGAGTCCGGTCAGTACGCCGGCCTGGTCGGCGGCGGGTTTGTCCTGGCTCAGCTTGGCTTTGGCGACGACGCGGGACGGCACCAGCCGGAACCCGGTCGTGTGCGGAGCGAGCTGTTGGGCGTACTGCGTCACCTGGTCGAGCCGGAACGGCTTCGGTCTGGCCTGCTCGTAGTGGTCGACGGTTCGGCTGAGTACGTCGTACGTCTCATCGGCGGTGAGCAGATCGGGCCGGCCGTGCAGGTGGCAGACGACGAAGTTCCAGGTCGGGACGTACGGGCCGCCGACGTACCAGTCCGGGGTGATGTAGCCGTGCGGGCCTTGGACGATGACGACGACATCGTGTTGTCCCAGCTCGTGGCTGTCGGCGTCAACGCGGGCGAGGTGGCCGACGATCGAGTGGTCCGGTTCGGCCAGGATCGGGGCGTGTGAGACCACGAGTCCGGTCGGCAGGTGGCTGACAAGGGTGACCCAGGAATGCCGGGTGACGAGGTCCTGGATGCGGGCGGTGTCGGTCAGGGCGTAAGCGGGGTTCTCCAGCATGCGAGAACGGTAGATTTCCGGCACCGGCCCCGGCTTTGTCGCGCGGCAACGATTGTCGGCGGGCGGTTGTCGGGGACGACAGGCAAGGACCAGTCAGTCGATCAACCGCAGCAGTCGCAGTTGCAGCCAGGTCGCGAGGATCTGGTCGCCGTCCTCCAGCGAGAGGTCGAACATCGTCTCGATCCGCCGGATCCGGTACCGCATGGTGTTCTCGTGGATGTTCAGCGCCTCGGCGGCCCGGACCGCGTCCCCGAACGAGCTCAGGTAGGTCAGCAGACTCGCGGCGTACTCCGTCCCGTGCAGCTGATCGTGTTCGCGAATCGCGCGCACCGGTCCGAGCAGTTGCCCCTCGACGGCGGCGCCCTGGTTCGCGACCATCCGCAGCACCACCTCGGTGCGCACCTGCTCGACGCTCGCGACCCGGGGTGTGGGTTCACCGCGGGAGGACCGCCCGCTGAGCACCGCGAGCACCCGGTCCGCCATCGCCCGTGACTCCGG
This genomic interval carries:
- a CDS encoding LCP family protein — encoded protein: MSAGLLALGVYVGLAQRDSVIALALSPSGLLVATATVVVLGTGWIWVVISSHKLLRPISMSYTGRLTGALVVGLLCFGIAVPTTVTAQTVMAQRDLIGSVFKSQGSSRSATRPTVNAKDPWAHIPRLNILLLGGDNGNGRTGTRTDTVMVASIDTKTGNTALMSLSRNWMRMPFPANSPLHAKYPDGFWDPSLGNVEQPQYYLDAMYDTVPKKYPGLLGQTDNEGADVVKLAASAAFGLDIEYYMQVSLQGFQKIIDALGGLTVNINYRVPIGGEYGTGPGANKAKLPSGYLQPGPNQKLNGHDALWFARGRYGLSDPSRQERQRCTIHALVNSADPATLVTKYQQIAAAGKEMLRTDIPQELLSALVQLGLKVKKANVTNIDLNSAKNFPSGKNPNYSGMREIIRNALSAHPATTTPATRKPATHKTTPKPTTTTTPGTAQNLNDACAYHPTTGN
- a CDS encoding COG4280 domain-containing protein, whose protein sequence is MDAATWGLIIATFVACFVEMVEATTIVMAMGYTRGWRSAMAGTFAALAALAVVTVAAGYALATWLPESALQLAIGGLLLIFGLQWLRKAILRSSGRKAVHDEDAIYREEVEAAKAAGESKGGIDLFGFMVSFKGVFLEGMEVVFIVLTFGLNANNIPVASAGAAAAVVVVLAIAIALRRPLSMINENLLKYGVGLLLASFGTYWAVEGIGIFRSGRESLGWPGHDLMILVLIAAWLVLSRVFVAVLRKPAVPSPVVPVEVQK
- a CDS encoding Chromate resistance protein ChrB, with the protein product MATRRTNPKKPESWLLLIYKVPSDSSRARVAVWRELKRLGGFYVQQAVCVLPDREELRAGMEKVRARVTELGGSSVFLTLNDVEDDVREQFAEGFRDQSAKEYAEIVEECDTKFVKEIEFERFRENYTFEEAEEIRQDLEKLRRWLTKVEGRDWMGADGKELARNKVADCERLLEEFEADVYERTEGEA
- a CDS encoding VIT1/CCC1 transporter family protein codes for the protein MTAELAEQSPEIHHSHRDVTGGWLRPATFGVMDGLVSNFALVAGVVGGGATGKVVLMTGLAGLVAGACSMASGEFTSVSSQAELMQAEIAVEKRELEIHPAEEERELALMYEAKGLRPELAAEVARELTSNPAVALDVHVREELGVDPNDLPSPWVAAGSSFAAFAVGALIPLIPFVFGVGSILPALLLSALGLVITGGIVGKITARPFWYGGGRQLLLGGLSAAVTFAIGLAVGTGLS
- a CDS encoding amidohydrolase, which produces MSAKPVVLRQVRLGSDGPIVDVRIVDNRLAAIGEVIPETGDAVLYHRGATLLPGLIDGHVHTAQWAERRRRIDVQRARSASEAVELVAAALRDRPPVSASDVVMAHGFRDGLWTTPPHKDLLESALPGVRVAVMSQDLHAIWLSPALLQHLGREDATGVLREQDCVQVNYDLSRDLPPELVDRWVLEATRAAARRGITSIIDFEYADNRTDWVRRSEQGPVPVRVKTSIWRPWLDEAIELGLHTGDPVPGGHGLIEVGPFKLVADGSLNTRTAYCHDPYPEAAAGERHGLLLIDEDELVTLMTLASSNGLDPAVHAIGDRANTIALNAFDRVGCRGRIEHAQLVRPADAARFARPGLITSIQPQHAMSDRDVADRHWPDRTAAAFPYGSLLRAGATLELGSDAPVAEPDPWHAIADAVHRTDDDRPPWHVEQAIPLPAALKAAAGGRRQLIVGDPADLVLVPEDPATLSNADLRALPVLATLVAGQVSFLADDFGNE
- a CDS encoding FMN-binding negative transcriptional regulator, translated to MLENPAYALTDTARIQDLVTRHSWVTLVSHLPTGLVVSHAPILAEPDHSIVGHLARVDADSHELGQHDVVVIVQGPHGYITPDWYVGGPYVPTWNFVVCHLHGRPDLLTADETYDVLSRTVDHYEQARPKPFRLDQVTQYAQQLAPHTTGFRLVPSRVVAKAKLSQDKPAADQAGVLTGLDADQVHANPELAATMRSYGVGR